The nucleotide sequence CACCACCACAAAATCGAGACGAAGTCTTCCCAGAAAAGAACTTACCTTATCTTTCATGGAGGAATCTTTGCCGTACACAATATATATTTTCTTATTCTCTTCTTTAATCAGGTACAATAAGTCAATCAAGTGTTTCTGCACCCTTCGAAACTGCAACTTGTCTTCATTATTTTGTATGTAAGGGAGCCTCATCATCTGCTTATGGTATTTATCCAGCTCCTCTAAATAAAAGTTTTTCCTTAGCGTATACGCATTATATATTAAAGTGCGCACTTCACTATAAATGTGACCATAAGGCTCTTTCCAATCACCGCGGTACTGTAAATTATGAAGTTTGTTTAAATAAAATTTTAATTCTGTCATATAAGGGTCAATTTGAACCAGGAGATACTCAGGTCATACAAAAGGCCGAAATTAGGCCTACTGGACAATCTAAGCTAAAAAAACTAATTACCCTCAAGTCAGCAATAAAGTTTCTAAATCCGTTAAAATAATCATTGAGTTAATAGCTCCTTTTAATGGAATATTTAGTTAATTATTCTCAAATTGCACATCCAAAAGAATGAAATAAATGCTATCCTTAGAACAAGACTTACAACGAAAGAAAAATACTTTGCAAGAATTTAAGGATATAACATTAAGGGTACTTAACTATCTTCCGCATGTATTATCCAGTTCTGAAAAAAAAGGCGACTACCTTATCTATTCTTCAATAATAGCAGAAACTAAGAAGTATTTAAGGCCAATAAATTATAAGCTTTTTATAAACAACCCAGACCGTTTTTCTGAGGGCTTTGAGAAACTATTAGAGGTAAACAGGAAAATCAAAAGCCATCACCTAACATTTTCTTCGGAGGAAAAAAACACTATAAATAGTGTTTTATATACAATACAGCAGTCTATAGGCGCTGGCTTAGACTTATTAGTTAACCCCAACAGTGGAAGAAAACATGCAGGCAACAGGTTTGAGGAGTTAATTAAGGTGGTATTTTCTGAAATTGGAATTCCCAATAAGAGGGTTGTACTTAAAATCCCTTATGAAACTGACCAAGGCGTAAAGAACTATGTATGTGAAAACGACCTTATCCTTTCCCCAGAAGGTCGTTCGTCGAGCAGCACTTCATTAGATGAAAACGAAATAGTTGTGTCTGTAAAAACTACTTCTAAAGACCGAATGGGAAAAATATTTATTGATAAAATTCTACTTGAAAGATTTGTAAAGCATAAACTAAAATTTATTGGTATATTTTTAAATGATGTCCAACGAAAAGAACAGGACAATATCAGCTTTACCTTAGTATCAGGGCTATTTATGGTGTATAACAAGTTCCTTACTCCCTTGGACGGAGTATATTATTTAGACCCACCTCCTAATGCTCAAAAGGAACCATACAATGCACATATAAAACCATTTTCAGAGCTCATTACCACGGATTTAACCACTTTGCTCTCCACCTCTTAATTTTATGCGGCGTAATTGTGAATCAGTTTCATCTTTCATGGAAAGCACCCTCGAAATAAAGTCCTTGTCCCCTAACCGGGACTTAATCAACTGGCAGTACTCTTTGCTCAGGTCACAGCCAAGCCAGGATCGTCCATAAGCTTCAGCAACTGCATAAGTGGTGCCTGACCCTCCAAAAGGATCTACAATAGTACTATCGGGGTTAGATGAGCTTAAGATAATTCTTCTTAATAACTCTAGGGGCTTCTGTGTAGGATGAGGTGTTTTTTCCCAGCTCCCATTGGAGATAGTAGGGATTTCAAAAACATCTTTAGGTTTAGCTCCTAAAGGGTTAGGCTCCCATACATATTCAGATTTCTTGCCATTACCAAACTGAGATGTTTCAGCCTGTTTCCTTTTCGGATACTTTAACGTATGGTCATTATAAGGAATACGAACCTCATCTATATGATATATATAATTTTCTGATTTACGAAAGTGAAGTATGCTTTCATGAGACCGTCCCCAGTCGTTTCCTAGGTTTCCTTTATTTCTATAAAACCAAACAAGCCACTTACAACCTTTAAACATGCTGGCACTAGCCCATTTAAGATCTGCAAGTATTTCTGAAAATCCACATATGTACAATGAACCTCTGTCACTCAGAATTCTATGCGCTTCTCTAATCCACTCCATGCTCCAATTAACATACTCTTTTTGAGAAGCGAAAGTGTCCCAAACAGCCTTTTTAATATTATACGGAGGATCCGCAAAAACTAAATCTACAGATGCGTCCTCAATATTTTTCAAAAAATCAACAGCATCCATATGAAAAAGCTTCCCGACTTTAGTTTCAAAATAAGGAAAAGGTTTTTCTGAAGTCTTAGTTGTTTGACTAATATCTAGCTTAAGCTCCTCAACTAAGGAAAGCAGTTGACTCTCAGAATATACCCGGTAGTTATTAATAGGATGACGGGTGCTGGCAAACTTCCCAGATTTATCCCAGCGTCTTAGTGTTTCTGGACTTACTTTTAATATTTTAGCAGCTTCTCCTACTGTTATAAATTTATCCATATAACCCTATACAACTTTATACATCATTAAACAATAATACACATAATATCAAAAATTAGGAAAAACGATAAGAAAAAATATTCTAAACATTTTCCCTAAAAATTTACTTAAAGTGCATTTCCTCCAAAACCTCTCTATCATATATATTTACAAATAAAAAAATAATTTTTTAAAGAAAGATTTGCATGATTTTTGTAACAGAATTAAGAAAAATTGTAACATTTTAACCCTTTTGTTGGTAAAACACTATTACAACAATTTTACGCTTATTGAGTAAATAGTTAATTTTTTTTCCAGAACCTTAACCAAATAGACCATATGAGAATCTTACAGAAACCTGTTACTGTCGTTGAGAAGGAGTCCATAGGGCAATTAAAGTTTACTAAAGACGATGTCTTGACAGATCCTGCCCAAAAAAGATTAAGAACCATTTACCTGAAAAAAGCCGAGGCATTAGGAAATGGTTATAAAAATAAAGTAAAACTGGTATTTCAAACGGACAAAAGTGATCTTATGGCAGTAGAAACTACTATCTGGTCTGCCAATGATGAATTTATTTCTCTTAAAGGAGGCTTAAATATTCCTACGAAATCAATCGTAGATATCGAATTTTAAGTAATAGCTAGCCGGATATCAAACCGGCTTTTTTCTTTATAAACAACTGGTATTTTTCCAAAAGCTCTAAAGCTTCTTTTTCTTCAAAGCCACCTACTTTTCTAAAAGCTAAAAAATCGTTTACCACTTTCTCGTTCAAATCTGACACATTATCAATCATCCTAAAAAAGCATACATATTCTATGTAGGCATGCAGAAACAGCACCTGACTATCCAAAACATGTAAGGTGCTAAGGAATTCTTCAAGCCATACATCCATATCGGCTTGAAAAAACTCGTAAGACTCCATATCATCAAGGGTGGCTGACATAATGATATTGGCAAAATCTGAAAAACATTACTAAATCCATCATATACTACGCAAGCACTTCTTATAGTAATCCAACACTGGCTATCTATATAGGTTCACAATGAACAGCTCGTTTTGCTAGGGAGGTTTAACCTGGAATATGCATTAGAACTTTCTATTAATTAGCAAAACAACTCCAGATCAGTCGCTGCGCAACAAAAAAGGAGAAGCTTTGCTTCTCCTCTAATATACTGATTAAGTTCAAATGAACTAACTTAAATATGCACAGCGCGATTTTCTGTTGCTGCAAGGCAAGCCTCTTTCATAGACTCGGTGAACGTTGGGTGTGCGTGCGACATTCTTGCAATGTCTTCTGCAGAAGCCCTATATTCCATGGCAACCACAGCTTCCGCGATCATATCGGCAGCTCTTGGCCCAATCATATGAACCCCCAGAATCTCATCCGTTTGCTTATCCGCCAGTACTTTCACAAAACCATCTGTATCCATACTAGCCCTTGCCCTACCAGAAGCTTTGAAAGGGAACGACCCAGTTTTATAAGCTCTACCAGCTTCTTTAAGCTGCTCTTCTGTATAACCTACTGCCGCAACCTCAGGCCAAGTATACACAACGCCAGGAATCAACAGATAATTGATATGAGGCTTCTGTCCAGCCATCGACTCCGCAACAAATACCCCTTCTTCTTCTGCCTTATGGGCCAACATTGCACCTTTGATCACATCACCTATAGCATAAATATTAGGCGCAGAAGTTTGTAAGTGTTCATTTACCTCTATACGTCCACGGTTATCCGTTTTTACACCTATGTTTTCCAGACCAAGACCGTCTGTATAAGGCCTACGACCTACGGATACCAAGCAATAGTCTGCCTTGAACTCTACTTCATTGCCTTTGCTATCATCTGCTTTAATAACTGCCGCCTTGCCTTTGGCAACTGCTGATTTAACTTTGTGCTTAAAGAAAAACTCAAAACCCAACGTTTTCTTAAGAACTCTCTGTAGTTCCTTGCCCAAGGCTTTGTCCATGGTCGGGATCAAAGAGTCCATATACTCAATAACTTTAACCTTGGTACCTAACCTGGCATATACAGAGCCTAGCTCCAAACCTATTACACCGCCCCCAATAATAACTAGCTCTTTAGGAACTTCCGTCAGGTTCAATGCTTCGGTAGAAGTAATTACCCTTTTCTTATCTATCTCAATACCTGGCAAAGTTGAAGGTTTTGATCCTGTAGCAATAATTGCTTTACCAGTCTTTATTTCAGTGGTTTTGCCGTCACCAGCTGTAATTTTTACAGTATTTTTATCAACAAAACTCCCTAAACCATGATGTACATCGATTTTGTTCTTTTTCATCAAATAGTTGATGCCATCACACGTCTGCTTGACCACTTCAGACTTGCGGCCAATCATTTGCTTGAGGTTTACTTTAAGGTCTTTTAACTCTATACCATGCGTACCAAAAGTGTGTGCCGCATTATGATAATGCTCTGAAGAATCTAGCAGAGCTTTAGAAGGGATACATCCTACATTTAGGCAAGTACCTCCCAGTGTGTCATATTTTTCTACAAGTGCAGTTTTTAAACCAAGTTGTGCACATCTGATAGCAGCAACATATCCGCCAGGGCCTGAACCTATAATAGTTACATCATATTGCATAATCTCAAAAATTTAAAAAGGTGCCCATTACAGGCACCTTAGATTATAAAATAAAATTATATTCCTAAAAGTAATCTGGAAGGGTCTTCAAGCAATTGCTTAACCCTTACCAAAAAGCCTACAGACTCACGTCCATCTATTATTCTATGGTCATAAGAAAGTGCTACATACATAATAGGTCTAATTACCACTTCACCATTTACCGCCACAGGACGCTGAACGATATTGTGCATGCCCAAAATAGCAGACTGAGGTGCATTGATAATTGGTGTTGACAACATAGAACCAAAGATACCTCCGTTGGTAATGGTGAAAGTACCACCGGTCATTTCGTCAATAGTCAACTTGTTGTCCCTAGCCCTGGTTGCAAGCCTGATGATTTCCTTCTCGATTCCGTCAAAGCTCATAGACTCTGCGTTTCTGATAACAGGAACCACAAGTCCTTTAGGAGCAGAAACGGCTATAGATACATCACAGAAGTCGTTGTAAACAATTTCATCTCCATCAATCATGGCATTTACTGCAGGAAACTCCTGAAGAGCCATACAACAAGCCTTTGTAAAGAAAGACATGAAACCAAGTCCTACCTGATACTTGTCTTTAAACTGTTCTTTATATTTAGAGCGAAGATCCATAACGGGCTTCATGTCTACTTCATTAAAAGTAGTAAGCATGGCCGTTTCGTTCTTCACAGCAACCAATCTCTTAGAAATAGTCTTACGCAAGCTGGTCATCTTTTGTCTGCGCTGTTCCCTTTCGCCACCTACAGCAGGAGCTGGTGTAGGAGCAGGTGCAGATTTAGGCTTCTCAGCAGCAGGCGCAGGTTTTTTGGCAGCAAGAGCATCCTCTTTAGTAATCCTACCGTCTTTGCCCGTACCTTTCACTTGCTCTGGCGAAATACCTTTTTCTGCAAGGATCTTACCAGCAGCCGGAGATGCGTGACCAGAAGCATAGTTTCCTTCAGAAGCAGCAGGGGCGCTTTGCTCAGTCGAAACAGACTCTTTGGCTGCACCAGCAGGCGCAGCGTCAGTAACTTCAATTTTACAAATAGTAGCACCAATTTCCAACGTTTCGCCTTCCTCCGCAACAATAGACAAAATACCTGTTGCCTCAGCCGTAAGTTCGAAAGTTGCCTTGTCGGACTCAATCTCACATAAGACGTCATCTATTTCTACAAAATCACCACTCCCCTTTAACCAATTAGCGATAGTAACTTCAGTGATAGATTCGCCAACGGCTGGCACTTTCATTTCCATCACCTCGCCTTTTCCACCACCAGAAGTAGCAGGCGCAGCTGTTTCAGCGGCAGGTTTTTCATCTCCTTTAGCAGGCGCGCCAGATTCGTCAATTTCACAAATAGTAGCGCCAATTTCAAGTGTATCACCTTCGGCAGCTATTATCTTTAATGTCCCTGAAGTCTCAGCATTAAGCTCAAAAGTAGCTTTGTCAGATTCAAGCTCACAGATTATTTCATCCGCTTCTACATAGTCACCATCTTGTTTATTCCATTTGGCTATGGTTACCTCTGTTATTGATTCCCCTACTGTAGGGACTTTCATTTCTAATGCCATTTGGTAGTTTTATTTAGGTTAAAAAAGGTTAAATTTATTTAAATGCCTCTCTCACAATTTCTTCCTGCTTGTCCATATGCGCCTTGCTATAACCTACAGCAGGCGAAGCAGCCGGTTCTCTTGAAATCACATCGAGGTCTACTGTCTTATATAATCTTCTCAAGATATACTCCCAAGCACCCATATTATTAGGTTCTTCCTGTACCCATACCACTTTAGCGTTATTGTACTTATTAAATACTTCCTCAAGTTGGGTAATAGGAAGCGGGAAAAGCTGTTCAAGCCTTACAATAGCCACATCTTTTCTCTTCTGGTTTTGCTGCTCTTCAAGTAAATCAAAATATACTTTACCTGAACAAAGGAGAAGCTTCTTAACGTCAGATGGCTTGTCTACATAATTGTCATCAATAACTTCCTTGAAGCCACCCTGCATAAATTCTTCAATAGGAGAAACTACCTTAGGGTGTCTTAATAAAGATTTTGGCGACATAACCACCAAAGGCTTTCTAAACGGCCAAGCCAACTGTCTTCTCAATAAGTGGAAGAAGTTTGATGGAACGGTAACATTGGCAATAACCCAGTTCATGTTAGCAGATGACTGCAAGAACCTTTCAAGCCTTGCACTGGAGTGTTCTGGCCCTTGACCTTCATAACCATGAGGCAAAAGCATAACCAATCCATTCATACGCTGCCACTTACTTTCTGCACTAGAAATAAACTGGTCGATCATTACCTGGCAACCATTGGCGAAATCTCCAAACTGTGCTTCCCAAATAACCAATGCATTTGGGTTTGCCATAGCATATCCATACTCGAAGCCTAGAACGCC is from Cytophagaceae bacterium ABcell3 and encodes:
- the odhB gene encoding 2-oxoglutarate dehydrogenase complex dihydrolipoyllysine-residue succinyltransferase produces the protein MALEMKVPTVGESITEVTIAKWNKQDGDYVEADEIICELESDKATFELNAETSGTLKIIAAEGDTLEIGATICEIDESGAPAKGDEKPAAETAAPATSGGGKGEVMEMKVPAVGESITEVTIANWLKGSGDFVEIDDVLCEIESDKATFELTAEATGILSIVAEEGETLEIGATICKIEVTDAAPAGAAKESVSTEQSAPAASEGNYASGHASPAAGKILAEKGISPEQVKGTGKDGRITKEDALAAKKPAPAAEKPKSAPAPTPAPAVGGEREQRRQKMTSLRKTISKRLVAVKNETAMLTTFNEVDMKPVMDLRSKYKEQFKDKYQVGLGFMSFFTKACCMALQEFPAVNAMIDGDEIVYNDFCDVSIAVSAPKGLVVPVIRNAESMSFDGIEKEIIRLATRARDNKLTIDEMTGGTFTITNGGIFGSMLSTPIINAPQSAILGMHNIVQRPVAVNGEVVIRPIMYVALSYDHRIIDGRESVGFLVRVKQLLEDPSRLLLGI
- a CDS encoding DNA methyltransferase, which produces MDKFITVGEAAKILKVSPETLRRWDKSGKFASTRHPINNYRVYSESQLLSLVEELKLDISQTTKTSEKPFPYFETKVGKLFHMDAVDFLKNIEDASVDLVFADPPYNIKKAVWDTFASQKEYVNWSMEWIREAHRILSDRGSLYICGFSEILADLKWASASMFKGCKWLVWFYRNKGNLGNDWGRSHESILHFRKSENYIYHIDEVRIPYNDHTLKYPKRKQAETSQFGNGKKSEYVWEPNPLGAKPKDVFEIPTISNGSWEKTPHPTQKPLELLRRIILSSSNPDSTIVDPFGGSGTTYAVAEAYGRSWLGCDLSKEYCQLIKSRLGDKDFISRVLSMKDETDSQLRRIKLRGGEQSG
- the lpdA gene encoding dihydrolipoyl dehydrogenase; the protein is MQYDVTIIGSGPGGYVAAIRCAQLGLKTALVEKYDTLGGTCLNVGCIPSKALLDSSEHYHNAAHTFGTHGIELKDLKVNLKQMIGRKSEVVKQTCDGINYLMKKNKIDVHHGLGSFVDKNTVKITAGDGKTTEIKTGKAIIATGSKPSTLPGIEIDKKRVITSTEALNLTEVPKELVIIGGGVIGLELGSVYARLGTKVKVIEYMDSLIPTMDKALGKELQRVLKKTLGFEFFFKHKVKSAVAKGKAAVIKADDSKGNEVEFKADYCLVSVGRRPYTDGLGLENIGVKTDNRGRIEVNEHLQTSAPNIYAIGDVIKGAMLAHKAEEEGVFVAESMAGQKPHINYLLIPGVVYTWPEVAAVGYTEEQLKEAGRAYKTGSFPFKASGRARASMDTDGFVKVLADKQTDEILGVHMIGPRAADMIAEAVVAMEYRASAEDIARMSHAHPTFTESMKEACLAATENRAVHI
- a CDS encoding nucleotide-binding protein, producing the protein MTELKFYLNKLHNLQYRGDWKEPYGHIYSEVRTLIYNAYTLRKNFYLEELDKYHKQMMRLPYIQNNEDKLQFRRVQKHLIDLLYLIKEENKKIYIVYGKDSSMKDKVSSFLGRLRLDFVVVDYEDKGKTYLDFHEAAKDCEYAVVLLSADNHVKSAAQGADVYRASQKVLFQLGYFLANAGRKNVILFRSASKFIETPFDFTGLAYNEFDMQGDWKKTLVSHLKASGVYIDEGLVANL